One stretch of Streptomyces peucetius DNA includes these proteins:
- a CDS encoding acyl-CoA synthetase: MTGAPAPPNGFWAQAAADPGRTVLTGPAGERWTAAELHGAANRLVHGLRAAGLEPGDSFAVVLPNCAELITAYLAAAQAGFYLVPVNHHLVGSEIAWIVSDSGAKVLVAHERFTGPAGDAADEAGLPHPHRYAVGAGDVAGFRPYGALLDGQPGTPPQGRTLGWVMNYTSGTTGRPRGIRRPLPGKPPEETHLGGFLGIFGIRPHDGNVHLVCSPLYHTAVLQFAAAALHIGHPLVLMDKWTPEEMLRLVDTHRCTHTHMVPTQFHRLLALPDEVKRRYDVTSMRHAIHGAAPCPDHVKRAMIDWWGSCVEEYYAASEGGGAFATAGEWLKKPGTVGRAWPISELAVFDDDGNRLPAGELGTVYMRMTTGAFSYHKDETKTRSNRIGDFFTVGDLGHLDEDGYLFLRDRKIDMIISGGVNIYPAEIEAALLTHPAVADAAAFGIPHTDWGEEVKAVVEPAEGRTPGDALAAEILAHCARHLAGYKRPKSVDFVAAMPRDPNGKLYKRRLREPYWEGHDRAV, from the coding sequence ATGACCGGTGCCCCCGCACCCCCGAACGGCTTCTGGGCCCAGGCCGCCGCAGATCCCGGCCGGACCGTGCTCACCGGCCCGGCGGGCGAACGGTGGACGGCCGCGGAGCTCCACGGCGCCGCCAACCGGCTGGTGCACGGGCTGCGGGCCGCGGGACTCGAACCCGGGGACTCGTTCGCCGTCGTCCTGCCCAACTGCGCGGAACTGATCACCGCCTACCTGGCCGCCGCCCAGGCCGGGTTCTATCTCGTCCCCGTCAACCACCATCTCGTCGGGTCCGAGATCGCGTGGATCGTGTCCGACTCCGGTGCCAAGGTGCTCGTCGCGCACGAGCGGTTCACCGGCCCGGCGGGCGACGCGGCCGACGAGGCGGGGCTGCCGCACCCCCACCGATACGCGGTCGGTGCCGGCGACGTGGCCGGTTTCCGGCCGTACGGCGCGCTCCTCGACGGGCAGCCGGGGACCCCGCCCCAAGGGCGCACGCTCGGCTGGGTCATGAACTACACCTCCGGCACCACCGGCCGGCCGCGCGGCATCCGCCGGCCCCTGCCCGGCAAACCGCCCGAGGAGACCCACCTCGGAGGCTTCCTCGGCATCTTCGGCATCCGGCCCCACGACGGCAACGTCCACCTCGTGTGCTCGCCGCTTTACCACACGGCCGTGCTGCAGTTCGCGGCCGCCGCCCTGCACATCGGCCATCCGCTGGTCCTGATGGACAAGTGGACGCCCGAGGAGATGCTCCGCCTCGTCGACACCCACCGGTGCACGCACACCCATATGGTCCCCACCCAGTTCCACCGCCTGCTCGCACTGCCCGACGAGGTGAAGAGGCGCTACGACGTCACGTCCATGAGGCACGCCATCCACGGCGCGGCCCCATGCCCCGACCATGTGAAACGAGCCATGATCGACTGGTGGGGAAGCTGTGTGGAGGAGTACTACGCGGCGAGCGAGGGCGGCGGCGCCTTCGCGACCGCCGGCGAATGGCTGAAGAAGCCCGGCACCGTCGGCAGGGCCTGGCCCATCAGCGAGCTCGCCGTCTTCGACGACGACGGCAACCGGCTCCCGGCGGGCGAACTCGGCACCGTCTACATGAGAATGACGACCGGTGCGTTCAGCTACCACAAGGACGAGACCAAGACCCGGAGCAACCGCATCGGCGACTTCTTCACCGTCGGTGACCTCGGGCACCTCGACGAGGACGGCTACCTCTTCCTCCGGGACCGCAAGATCGACATGATCATCTCGGGCGGGGTCAACATCTACCCGGCCGAGATCGAGGCCGCGCTGCTCACCCACCCGGCCGTCGCCGACGCCGCGGCCTTCGGCATTCCGCACACCGACTGGGGCGAAGAGGTGAAGGCAGTCGTGGAACCTGCCGAGGGCCGCACGCCCGGCGACGCCCTCGCCGCCGAGATCCTCGCCCACTGCGCACGGCACCTGGCCGGCTACAAACGCCCCAAGTCGGTGGACTTCGTCGCCGCCATGCCGCGCGACCCCAACGGCAAGCTCTACAAGCGGCGGCTGCGTGAGCCGTACTGGGAGGGACACGATCGGGCCGTGTGA
- a CDS encoding nitronate monooxygenase yields the protein METELSRQLGIEHAIFGFTPFPAVAAAISRAGGLGVLGAVRYTAPDDLKRDLDWMQEHTDGRPYGVDVVMPAKKVEGVTEADVEAMIPEEHRRFVTDTLARHGVPELADGEASGWRITGWMEQVARNQLDVAFDYPVALLAGALGSPPADVVARAHDHGALVAALAGSAKHARRHAEAGIDVVVAQGYEAGGHTGDIASMVLTPEVVDAVAPVPVLAAGGIGSGEQIAAGLALGAQGVWLGSLWLTTTEASLGSRALTGKLLAAGSGDTVRSRALTGKPARQLRTAWTDAWDDPAGPGTLPMPLQGLLVAEAVSRIQRYEVEPLLGTPVGQIVGRMNSERGVREVFDDLTRGFERAVDRINRIAGRSAS from the coding sequence ATGGAGACGGAGCTGAGCAGACAACTGGGCATCGAGCACGCCATCTTCGGCTTCACACCGTTCCCGGCGGTGGCCGCGGCCATCAGCCGCGCGGGCGGACTCGGCGTACTCGGCGCCGTCCGCTACACCGCGCCCGACGACCTGAAGCGCGACCTCGACTGGATGCAGGAGCACACGGACGGCAGGCCCTACGGGGTCGACGTCGTCATGCCCGCCAAGAAGGTCGAGGGCGTCACCGAGGCGGATGTCGAGGCGATGATTCCCGAGGAGCACCGCAGATTCGTGACCGACACCCTCGCCCGGCACGGCGTCCCCGAACTCGCCGACGGCGAGGCCTCCGGCTGGCGCATCACCGGCTGGATGGAACAGGTCGCCCGCAACCAGCTCGACGTCGCCTTCGACTACCCCGTCGCACTTCTCGCCGGCGCCCTCGGCTCCCCGCCCGCCGACGTCGTCGCACGCGCCCACGACCACGGCGCCCTGGTCGCCGCCCTCGCCGGCAGCGCCAAGCACGCCCGCCGCCACGCCGAGGCCGGGATCGACGTCGTCGTCGCCCAGGGATACGAAGCCGGCGGACACACAGGAGACATCGCCTCCATGGTGCTCACACCGGAAGTCGTCGACGCCGTCGCCCCCGTACCCGTCCTCGCCGCGGGCGGCATCGGCAGCGGCGAACAGATCGCCGCCGGCCTCGCCCTCGGCGCCCAGGGGGTCTGGCTCGGCTCCCTGTGGCTCACCACCACGGAGGCCTCACTCGGCTCCCGCGCCCTCACCGGCAAACTGCTCGCCGCGGGCTCCGGCGACACCGTCCGCTCCCGTGCCCTCACCGGCAAACCCGCCCGCCAGCTGCGCACCGCGTGGACCGACGCCTGGGACGACCCGGCCGGCCCCGGCACCCTGCCGATGCCCCTGCAGGGGCTCCTCGTCGCGGAGGCCGTCTCCCGCATCCAGCGGTACGAGGTGGAGCCGCTCCTCGGCACCCCGGTGGGCCAGATCGTCGGCCGGATGAACTCGGAGCGCGGCGTGCGCGAGGTGTTCGACGACCTGACCCGCGGCTTCGAACGCGCCGTGGACCGCATCAACCGCATCGCGGGAAGGAGCGCGTCATGA